Proteins from one Neodiprion fabricii isolate iyNeoFabr1 chromosome 5, iyNeoFabr1.1, whole genome shotgun sequence genomic window:
- the LOC124183820 gene encoding chymotrypsin-like protease CTRL-1 isoform X3: MEFSIYTITNTPRLYILMSKHISRTNFTTMSRFVLIFVIGVATLAVSSARPENRLVNADVAEYGRYPYMVSLRVGTSFAHTCGAALVTPEHCVTAAHCVANNVPEAVDPSARFVVTGHLSNVFGGRVTQLSEVRIHPEYDPSNTWENDIAVLKLATPIPYTATEQPIPIASADVDVQDCDISGWGRHHMPSNTLPSQLQSGVMATMTRDTCIQYWASSMIFNSTLCVGGVRGNGVCSGDSGGPLVCNRELAGVQK; this comes from the exons ATGGAATTCTCTATCTATACGATAACTAATACACCGAGGCTATATATCCTAATGTCGAAACATATTTCGCGCACAAATTTTACGACGATGTCGCGGTTTGTGCTCATTTTTGTCATCGGCGTTGCCACCCTGGCCGTTTCATCGG CCAGACCGGAAAACCGTCTCGTCAACGCGGATGTTGCGGAGTATGGAAGATATCCGTACATG GTGTCTCTACGCGTGGGCACTAGCTTTGCCCATACTTGCGGAGCAGCCCTTGTAACACCCGAACACTGCGTCACCGCTGCTCACTGCGTCGCCAA CAATGTTCCAGAGGCGGTCGATCCGAGCGCAAGATTCGTCGTTACAGGCCACTTGAGCAACGTTTTCGGAGGACGGGTTACGCAATTGTCGGAAGTGCGAATACATCCCGAGTACGATCCCAGCAACACTTGGGAAAATGACATTGCAGTATTGAAACTCGCTACACCAATTCCGTACACTGCTACCGAACAACCGATACCCATCGCAAGTGCCGATGTCGACGTTCAGGATTGCGACATTTCCGGGTGGGGTCGACACCAC ATGCCTTCTAACACCTTGCCGAGTCAACTGCAGTCCGGAGTAATGGCTACTATGACTCGCGATACATGCATCCAGTACTGGGCATCTTCGATGATATTCAACTCCACTCTGTGCGTGGGTGGCGTGAGAGGGAACGGCGTGTGCAGT
- the LOC124183809 gene encoding probable glutamate receptor isoform X1, with protein sequence MLAFARVLLGTMSGFFVLILVTVSLGPHIASGQLIRPNHVYQSMISGVHDYFNNTCIILLHATIDPMETKGTKNTVLLRNLQLYLSRERQTRTAIMDLGTFTTKVGRSYFNIKRPLFVILNDQGNVQHLLTNQVSTWITMAYPTWMIFLSEGSTASDFFSRMDIPFDCEFLVSESNGTMEVITEVYRVSPGDVLRNLSFGTWSPTDGVRTTRLTFYQRRSNLFGKKLRVTSIENPPMSTILTDEQGDMIGVGGLFGRILEILQEKMNCTFEYIECDSWGSISPNGTWNGMLALLNERKADLAASELVMTSSRTQIVDFTIPIVSSRFRTYIQRPSFAFVKWRGYTAPFSKNIWMTAVSLIILSSIIIVWMEYAESCLKRHRNFINSRLMETILAVFGAFCGQGIMPSPLTTARTIHLAIHLTAVILLAAYSGALVSFLAVQMFTMPFTTMEGLLEDGTYKFGVVSSSAEYNLFSNTSDLVLRALFEERMESDRQLPRNYLEGLRRVCEENKYGFMITDTMVEALENRVDCIIEALETMLQTSLAMAVTKNSPYRGIVNANILMMRDSGILKRIFKAEWPVKFTKAKQQWSSVEFGDIVPLILVLVCGIILGSIFVCAERFITWQTAHFRFGNGIYRTEVKSVN encoded by the exons ATGCTAGCGTTCGCCCGTGTCCTGTTAGGAACGATGTCGGGCTTCTTCGTCCTAATCCTGGTCACAGTAAGTTTAGGCCCGCACATTGCGAGCGGTCAATTAATCAGACCAAACCACGTCTACCAAAGTATGATATCTGGCGTGCACGACTACTTCAACAACACGTGCATCATACTGCTGCACGCGACGATTGATCCAATGGAAACGAAAG GAACGAAAAACACCGTACTTTTGCGAAATCTTCAGTTGTACCTTTCCCGTGAACGACAGACGCGAACAGCGATCATGGACCTCGGTACCTTCACTACAAAA GTCGGTCGATCATACTTTAACATCAAACGACCACTGTTCGTCATTCTGAATGATCAAGGGAACGTACAACACCTTCTGACAAAT CAGGTATCTACGTGGATAACTATGGCCTACCCGACGTGGATGATATTCTTGAGCGAAGGCTCCACAGCGAGTGATTTCTTCTCTCGCATGGACATACCGTTTGACTGCGAATTCCTGGTCTCGGAAAGTAACGGAACGATGGAAGTAATTACGGAGGTGTATCGCGTCTCTCCGGGGGATGTGCTACGGAATTTGTCCTTTGGAACTTGGAGCCCTACTGACGGTGTCAGGACAACGAGGCTGACCTTTTATCAACGAAGGAGCAATCTCTTCGGAAAGAAACTACGCGTCACCTCAATAGAG AATCCACCGATGTCAACGATCCTAACCGATGAACAGGGTGACATGATTGGAGTTGGCGGGTTGTTTGGCCGGATCCTGGAAATACttcaagaaaaaatgaattgcaC GTTCGAATACATCGAGTGTGACTCGTGGGGTTCGATATCCCCGAATGGAACCTGGAATGGGATGCTTGCTTTGTTGAATGAAAGAAAGGCCGATCTGGCCGCCAGTGAATTAGTGATGACCAGCTCACGAACACAGATCGTTGATTTCACGATACCAATTGTATCCTCCAG ATTCCGTACCTACATCCAAAGACCATCGTTTGCATTTGTCAAGTGGCGAGGCTACACAGCACCCTTTTCAAAGAACATCTGGATGACCGCTGTATCGCTGATAATACTTTCCAGCATCATCATCGTTTGGATGGAATATGCCGAATCGTGTTTGAAGCGtcatagaaatttcattaattcaaGGTTAATGGAGACCATTTTGGCGGTTTTTGGAGCTTTTTGCGGCCAAG GCATAATGCCCTCCCCATTGACAACTGCGAGGACCATTCACCTGGCGATTCACCTGACAGCAGTCATTCTATTAGCCGCCTACTCCGGAGCTCTGGTCAGTTTCTTAGCCGTCCAAATGTTCACGATGCCGTTCACGACGATGGAAGGTCTGTTAGAAGACGGTACCTACAAATTCGGAGTTGTCTCCAGTTCGGCGGAGTACAATTTGTTCAGC AATACATCGGACTTGGTGCTACGAGCGCTGTTTGAAGAGAGAATGGAGTCGGACAGACAGTTACCGCGAAATTACCTCGAGGGGTTACGACGTGTCTGTGAAGAAAATAAGTACGGTTTCATGATTACGGACACCATGGTCGAGGCACTCGAGAACCGAGTCGACTGCATAATTGAAGCACTCGAAACTATGCTGCAAACTTCTTTAGCCATGGCTGTGACGAAGAACAGCCCCTATCGAGGGATCGTCAACGCTAA CATTCTAATGATGAGGGACAGCGGTATTCTGAAACGCATATTCAAGGCCGAGTGGCCGGTTAAATTCACCAAG GCTAAGCAGCAGTGGAGTTCTGTGGAATTTGGGGATATCGTTCCGCTGATTCTCGTCCTTGTCTGCGGTATTATTCTTGGGAGTATTTTTGTTTGCGCTGAGAGATTTATTACCTGGCAAACTGCACACTTCAGATTCGGTAACGGGATATACCGCACCGAAGTTAAGAGTGTTAATTGA
- the LOC124183809 gene encoding probable glutamate receptor isoform X3 — MLAFARVLLGTMSGFFVLILVTVSLGPHIASGQLIRPNHVYQSMISGVHDYFNNTCIILLHATIDPMETKGTKNTVLLRNLQLYLSRERQTRTAIMDLGTFTTKVGRSYFNIKRPLFVILNDQGNVQHLLTNQVSTWITMAYPTWMIFLSEGSTASDFFSRMDIPFDCEFLVSESNGTMEVITEVYRVSPGDVLRNLSFGTWSPTDGVRTTRLTFYQRRSNLFGKKLRVTSIENPPMSTILTDEQGDMIGVGGLFGRILEILQEKMNCTFEYIECDSWGSISPNGTWNGMLALLNERKADLAASELVMTSSRTQIVDFTIPIVSSRFRTYIQRPSFAFVKWRGYTAPFSKNIWMTAVSLIILSSIIIVWMEYAESCLKRHRNFINSRLMETILAVFGAFCGQGIMPSPLTTARTIHLAIHLTAVILLAAYSGALVSFLAVQMFTMPFTTMEGLLEDGTYKFGVVSSSAEYNLFSNTSDLVLRALFEERMESDRQLPRNYLEGLRRVCEENKYGFMITDTMVEALENRVDCIIEALETMLQTSLAMAVTKNSPYRGIVNANILMMRDSGILKRIFKAEWPVKFTKVYQIRLGLSSSGVLWNLGISFR; from the exons ATGCTAGCGTTCGCCCGTGTCCTGTTAGGAACGATGTCGGGCTTCTTCGTCCTAATCCTGGTCACAGTAAGTTTAGGCCCGCACATTGCGAGCGGTCAATTAATCAGACCAAACCACGTCTACCAAAGTATGATATCTGGCGTGCACGACTACTTCAACAACACGTGCATCATACTGCTGCACGCGACGATTGATCCAATGGAAACGAAAG GAACGAAAAACACCGTACTTTTGCGAAATCTTCAGTTGTACCTTTCCCGTGAACGACAGACGCGAACAGCGATCATGGACCTCGGTACCTTCACTACAAAA GTCGGTCGATCATACTTTAACATCAAACGACCACTGTTCGTCATTCTGAATGATCAAGGGAACGTACAACACCTTCTGACAAAT CAGGTATCTACGTGGATAACTATGGCCTACCCGACGTGGATGATATTCTTGAGCGAAGGCTCCACAGCGAGTGATTTCTTCTCTCGCATGGACATACCGTTTGACTGCGAATTCCTGGTCTCGGAAAGTAACGGAACGATGGAAGTAATTACGGAGGTGTATCGCGTCTCTCCGGGGGATGTGCTACGGAATTTGTCCTTTGGAACTTGGAGCCCTACTGACGGTGTCAGGACAACGAGGCTGACCTTTTATCAACGAAGGAGCAATCTCTTCGGAAAGAAACTACGCGTCACCTCAATAGAG AATCCACCGATGTCAACGATCCTAACCGATGAACAGGGTGACATGATTGGAGTTGGCGGGTTGTTTGGCCGGATCCTGGAAATACttcaagaaaaaatgaattgcaC GTTCGAATACATCGAGTGTGACTCGTGGGGTTCGATATCCCCGAATGGAACCTGGAATGGGATGCTTGCTTTGTTGAATGAAAGAAAGGCCGATCTGGCCGCCAGTGAATTAGTGATGACCAGCTCACGAACACAGATCGTTGATTTCACGATACCAATTGTATCCTCCAG ATTCCGTACCTACATCCAAAGACCATCGTTTGCATTTGTCAAGTGGCGAGGCTACACAGCACCCTTTTCAAAGAACATCTGGATGACCGCTGTATCGCTGATAATACTTTCCAGCATCATCATCGTTTGGATGGAATATGCCGAATCGTGTTTGAAGCGtcatagaaatttcattaattcaaGGTTAATGGAGACCATTTTGGCGGTTTTTGGAGCTTTTTGCGGCCAAG GCATAATGCCCTCCCCATTGACAACTGCGAGGACCATTCACCTGGCGATTCACCTGACAGCAGTCATTCTATTAGCCGCCTACTCCGGAGCTCTGGTCAGTTTCTTAGCCGTCCAAATGTTCACGATGCCGTTCACGACGATGGAAGGTCTGTTAGAAGACGGTACCTACAAATTCGGAGTTGTCTCCAGTTCGGCGGAGTACAATTTGTTCAGC AATACATCGGACTTGGTGCTACGAGCGCTGTTTGAAGAGAGAATGGAGTCGGACAGACAGTTACCGCGAAATTACCTCGAGGGGTTACGACGTGTCTGTGAAGAAAATAAGTACGGTTTCATGATTACGGACACCATGGTCGAGGCACTCGAGAACCGAGTCGACTGCATAATTGAAGCACTCGAAACTATGCTGCAAACTTCTTTAGCCATGGCTGTGACGAAGAACAGCCCCTATCGAGGGATCGTCAACGCTAA CATTCTAATGATGAGGGACAGCGGTATTCTGAAACGCATATTCAAGGCCGAGTGGCCGGTTAAATTCACCAAGGTATACCAAATACGATTAGG GCTAAGCAGCAGTGGAGTTCTGTGGAATTTGGGGATATCGTTCCGCTGA
- the LOC124183809 gene encoding probable glutamate receptor isoform X4, producing MLAFARVLLGTMSGFFVLILVTVSLGPHIASGQLIRPNHVYQSMISGVHDYFNNTCIILLHATIDPMETKGTKNTVLLRNLQLYLSRERQTRTAIMDLGTFTTKVGRSYFNIKRPLFVILNDQGNVQHLLTNQVSTWITMAYPTWMIFLSEGSTASDFFSRMDIPFDCEFLVSESNGTMEVITEVYRVSPGDVLRNLSFGTWSPTDGVRTTRLTFYQRRSNLFGKKLRVTSIENPPMSTILTDEQGDMIGVGGLFGRILEILQEKMNCTFEYIECDSWGSISPNGTWNGMLALLNERKADLAASELVMTSSRTQIVDFTIPIVSSRFRTYIQRPSFAFVKWRGYTAPFSKNIWMTAVSLIILSSIIIVWMEYAESCLKRHRNFINSRLMETILAVFGAFCGQGIMPSPLTTARTIHLAIHLTAVILLAAYSGALVSFLAVQMFTMPFTTMEGLLEDGTYKFGVVSSSAEYNLFSNTSDLVLRALFEERMESDRQLPRNYLEGLRRVCEENKYGFMITDTMVEALENRVDCIIEALETMLQTSLAMAVTKNSPYRGIVNAKLSSSGVLWNLGISFR from the exons ATGCTAGCGTTCGCCCGTGTCCTGTTAGGAACGATGTCGGGCTTCTTCGTCCTAATCCTGGTCACAGTAAGTTTAGGCCCGCACATTGCGAGCGGTCAATTAATCAGACCAAACCACGTCTACCAAAGTATGATATCTGGCGTGCACGACTACTTCAACAACACGTGCATCATACTGCTGCACGCGACGATTGATCCAATGGAAACGAAAG GAACGAAAAACACCGTACTTTTGCGAAATCTTCAGTTGTACCTTTCCCGTGAACGACAGACGCGAACAGCGATCATGGACCTCGGTACCTTCACTACAAAA GTCGGTCGATCATACTTTAACATCAAACGACCACTGTTCGTCATTCTGAATGATCAAGGGAACGTACAACACCTTCTGACAAAT CAGGTATCTACGTGGATAACTATGGCCTACCCGACGTGGATGATATTCTTGAGCGAAGGCTCCACAGCGAGTGATTTCTTCTCTCGCATGGACATACCGTTTGACTGCGAATTCCTGGTCTCGGAAAGTAACGGAACGATGGAAGTAATTACGGAGGTGTATCGCGTCTCTCCGGGGGATGTGCTACGGAATTTGTCCTTTGGAACTTGGAGCCCTACTGACGGTGTCAGGACAACGAGGCTGACCTTTTATCAACGAAGGAGCAATCTCTTCGGAAAGAAACTACGCGTCACCTCAATAGAG AATCCACCGATGTCAACGATCCTAACCGATGAACAGGGTGACATGATTGGAGTTGGCGGGTTGTTTGGCCGGATCCTGGAAATACttcaagaaaaaatgaattgcaC GTTCGAATACATCGAGTGTGACTCGTGGGGTTCGATATCCCCGAATGGAACCTGGAATGGGATGCTTGCTTTGTTGAATGAAAGAAAGGCCGATCTGGCCGCCAGTGAATTAGTGATGACCAGCTCACGAACACAGATCGTTGATTTCACGATACCAATTGTATCCTCCAG ATTCCGTACCTACATCCAAAGACCATCGTTTGCATTTGTCAAGTGGCGAGGCTACACAGCACCCTTTTCAAAGAACATCTGGATGACCGCTGTATCGCTGATAATACTTTCCAGCATCATCATCGTTTGGATGGAATATGCCGAATCGTGTTTGAAGCGtcatagaaatttcattaattcaaGGTTAATGGAGACCATTTTGGCGGTTTTTGGAGCTTTTTGCGGCCAAG GCATAATGCCCTCCCCATTGACAACTGCGAGGACCATTCACCTGGCGATTCACCTGACAGCAGTCATTCTATTAGCCGCCTACTCCGGAGCTCTGGTCAGTTTCTTAGCCGTCCAAATGTTCACGATGCCGTTCACGACGATGGAAGGTCTGTTAGAAGACGGTACCTACAAATTCGGAGTTGTCTCCAGTTCGGCGGAGTACAATTTGTTCAGC AATACATCGGACTTGGTGCTACGAGCGCTGTTTGAAGAGAGAATGGAGTCGGACAGACAGTTACCGCGAAATTACCTCGAGGGGTTACGACGTGTCTGTGAAGAAAATAAGTACGGTTTCATGATTACGGACACCATGGTCGAGGCACTCGAGAACCGAGTCGACTGCATAATTGAAGCACTCGAAACTATGCTGCAAACTTCTTTAGCCATGGCTGTGACGAAGAACAGCCCCTATCGAGGGATCGTCAACGCTAA GCTAAGCAGCAGTGGAGTTCTGTGGAATTTGGGGATATCGTTCCGCTGA
- the LOC124183809 gene encoding probable glutamate receptor isoform X2 has translation MLAFARVLLGTMSGFFVLILVTVSLGPHIASGQLIRPNHVYQSMISGVHDYFNNTCIILLHATIDPMETKGTKNTVLLRNLQLYLSRERQTRTAIMDLGTFTTKVGRSYFNIKRPLFVILNDQGNVQHLLTNVSTWITMAYPTWMIFLSEGSTASDFFSRMDIPFDCEFLVSESNGTMEVITEVYRVSPGDVLRNLSFGTWSPTDGVRTTRLTFYQRRSNLFGKKLRVTSIENPPMSTILTDEQGDMIGVGGLFGRILEILQEKMNCTFEYIECDSWGSISPNGTWNGMLALLNERKADLAASELVMTSSRTQIVDFTIPIVSSRFRTYIQRPSFAFVKWRGYTAPFSKNIWMTAVSLIILSSIIIVWMEYAESCLKRHRNFINSRLMETILAVFGAFCGQGIMPSPLTTARTIHLAIHLTAVILLAAYSGALVSFLAVQMFTMPFTTMEGLLEDGTYKFGVVSSSAEYNLFSNTSDLVLRALFEERMESDRQLPRNYLEGLRRVCEENKYGFMITDTMVEALENRVDCIIEALETMLQTSLAMAVTKNSPYRGIVNANILMMRDSGILKRIFKAEWPVKFTKAKQQWSSVEFGDIVPLILVLVCGIILGSIFVCAERFITWQTAHFRFGNGIYRTEVKSVN, from the exons ATGCTAGCGTTCGCCCGTGTCCTGTTAGGAACGATGTCGGGCTTCTTCGTCCTAATCCTGGTCACAGTAAGTTTAGGCCCGCACATTGCGAGCGGTCAATTAATCAGACCAAACCACGTCTACCAAAGTATGATATCTGGCGTGCACGACTACTTCAACAACACGTGCATCATACTGCTGCACGCGACGATTGATCCAATGGAAACGAAAG GAACGAAAAACACCGTACTTTTGCGAAATCTTCAGTTGTACCTTTCCCGTGAACGACAGACGCGAACAGCGATCATGGACCTCGGTACCTTCACTACAAAA GTCGGTCGATCATACTTTAACATCAAACGACCACTGTTCGTCATTCTGAATGATCAAGGGAACGTACAACACCTTCTGACAAAT GTATCTACGTGGATAACTATGGCCTACCCGACGTGGATGATATTCTTGAGCGAAGGCTCCACAGCGAGTGATTTCTTCTCTCGCATGGACATACCGTTTGACTGCGAATTCCTGGTCTCGGAAAGTAACGGAACGATGGAAGTAATTACGGAGGTGTATCGCGTCTCTCCGGGGGATGTGCTACGGAATTTGTCCTTTGGAACTTGGAGCCCTACTGACGGTGTCAGGACAACGAGGCTGACCTTTTATCAACGAAGGAGCAATCTCTTCGGAAAGAAACTACGCGTCACCTCAATAGAG AATCCACCGATGTCAACGATCCTAACCGATGAACAGGGTGACATGATTGGAGTTGGCGGGTTGTTTGGCCGGATCCTGGAAATACttcaagaaaaaatgaattgcaC GTTCGAATACATCGAGTGTGACTCGTGGGGTTCGATATCCCCGAATGGAACCTGGAATGGGATGCTTGCTTTGTTGAATGAAAGAAAGGCCGATCTGGCCGCCAGTGAATTAGTGATGACCAGCTCACGAACACAGATCGTTGATTTCACGATACCAATTGTATCCTCCAG ATTCCGTACCTACATCCAAAGACCATCGTTTGCATTTGTCAAGTGGCGAGGCTACACAGCACCCTTTTCAAAGAACATCTGGATGACCGCTGTATCGCTGATAATACTTTCCAGCATCATCATCGTTTGGATGGAATATGCCGAATCGTGTTTGAAGCGtcatagaaatttcattaattcaaGGTTAATGGAGACCATTTTGGCGGTTTTTGGAGCTTTTTGCGGCCAAG GCATAATGCCCTCCCCATTGACAACTGCGAGGACCATTCACCTGGCGATTCACCTGACAGCAGTCATTCTATTAGCCGCCTACTCCGGAGCTCTGGTCAGTTTCTTAGCCGTCCAAATGTTCACGATGCCGTTCACGACGATGGAAGGTCTGTTAGAAGACGGTACCTACAAATTCGGAGTTGTCTCCAGTTCGGCGGAGTACAATTTGTTCAGC AATACATCGGACTTGGTGCTACGAGCGCTGTTTGAAGAGAGAATGGAGTCGGACAGACAGTTACCGCGAAATTACCTCGAGGGGTTACGACGTGTCTGTGAAGAAAATAAGTACGGTTTCATGATTACGGACACCATGGTCGAGGCACTCGAGAACCGAGTCGACTGCATAATTGAAGCACTCGAAACTATGCTGCAAACTTCTTTAGCCATGGCTGTGACGAAGAACAGCCCCTATCGAGGGATCGTCAACGCTAA CATTCTAATGATGAGGGACAGCGGTATTCTGAAACGCATATTCAAGGCCGAGTGGCCGGTTAAATTCACCAAG GCTAAGCAGCAGTGGAGTTCTGTGGAATTTGGGGATATCGTTCCGCTGATTCTCGTCCTTGTCTGCGGTATTATTCTTGGGAGTATTTTTGTTTGCGCTGAGAGATTTATTACCTGGCAAACTGCACACTTCAGATTCGGTAACGGGATATACCGCACCGAAGTTAAGAGTGTTAATTGA
- the LOC124183814 gene encoding flavin-containing monooxygenase FMO GS-OX-like 4 — protein MPAAERKLRVCVIGTGAAGLCALRHLATEPAVFEFEAFEQTDHIGGTWVYNESIGVDAKNQLPIHSSMYESLRTNLPSVIMNFPDWRKMGNGEKSCISHSEVLSYLEDYTNHFDLRKYITFNTSVETVQPICSVRSTDPATLVTSSVANRRIWKIKIKDVLNRTIVEREFDAVFCCNGHFFEPNVPPIPGIQRFPGIVMHSHDYRKPHPFTGKTVLVLGAASSGADIGIELTGYARHVYLSHNNPRLISALPANMTEVMGVTGVEGNRFILKDGTSLFADAFLYCTGYKYSFPFLDETCGITVDDNYVHPLYRHMINVEHPTMCFVGIPLVVVPFPMFHIQVQYFIASLKGNVRLPSKDIMLQDALCKSPLKRRAHRLADNQWEYNDGLARDGGFEPLPPFYKAGYSAWKIQRSRNLMHYKDAKFVIDDDGESVQIIPNDNTAPVMSR, from the exons ATGCCTGCAGCCGAGAGGAAATTACGCGTATGCGTCATTGGCACAGGTGCTGCGGGCCTTTGCGCATTGCGTCACTTGGCGACCGAGCCCGcggtttttgaatttgaagcaTTCGAACAGACTGATCACATTGGCGGCACGTGGGTTTATAACGAGAGCATCGGAGTCGACGCTAAGAATCAACTTCCCATTCACTCCAGCATGTACGAAAGTCTCAG AACAAATTTGCCAAGCGTAATAATGAACTTTCCTGATTGGCGGAAGATGGGCAACGGCGAGAAAAGCTGCATCTCGCACTCCGAAGTCTTATCTTATTTAGAAGATTACACAAATCATTTTGATCTTCGTAAATATATTACG TTCAACACCAGCGTTGAGACTGTACAACCCATATGCAGTGTTCGGTCTACCGATCCTGCAACCTTGGTTACTTCATCAGTAGCTAATCGtcgaatttggaaaataaaaataaaggatGTCCTAAACCGTACCATAGTGGAAAGAGAATTCGATGCTGTATTTTGCTGCAACGG TCACTTTTTTGAACCGAACGTTCCGCCTATACCCGGGATTCAACGATTTCCTGGCATAGTAATGCATAGCCACGATTATCGCAAACCACATCCGTTCACTGGTAAAACCGTCCTTGTCTTGGGAGCAGCTTCTTCTGGCgctgatattggaattgaaCTGACGGGATACGCTCGCCACGTATATCTTAGCCACAACAATCCTAG ACTGATTTCGGCTCTACCGGCGAACATGACCGAGGTGATGGGCGTAACCGGGGTGGAAGGCAATCGATTCATCCTCAAAGATGGGACAAGCCTGTTCGCAGATGCATTCCTGTACTGTACGGGGTACAAGTACAGTTTTCCTTTCCTCGACGAGACCTGCGGAATTACAGTTGACGATAATTACGTTCACCCCCTTTACAGGCACATGATAAACGTCGAACATCCAACGATGTGCTTTGTCGGGATACCACTCGTTGTTGTGCCGTTTCCAATGTTTCATATACAA GTACAATACTTCATCGCCTCGCTGAAAGGTAACGTGCGTCTACCCTCGAAGGATATCATGCTTCAGGACGCGTTGTGCAAGTCACCGTTGAAACGACGCGCGCATCGGCTTGCGGACAATCAGTGGGAATACAACGACGGCTTGGCTCGAGACGGGGGTTTTGAGCCTCTTCCACCCTTCTACAAAGCCGGGTATTCGGCGTGGAAAATTCAGAGAAGTCGGAACTTGATGCACTACAAGGATGCGAAATTCGTCATTGACGACGATGGCGAAAGCGTGCAGATAATACCAAACGATAATACTGCACCTGTGATGTCTAGATAA